A region from the Aeromicrobium choanae genome encodes:
- a CDS encoding sodium:calcium antiporter, with protein MAVLLVVAGLATLIVGAELLVRGGSGVATRLGIPPMVIGLTVVSIGTSLPELAIGIDAALRGAGPLAVGNIAGTNIVNLLLILGLSAAIAPLAIQSRTIAFELPVVAAVSILVVLLALDGSISRVDGTVLVTIAVLYTVAVVALAVRDPSRVPAASDGSGGGLVRHLVMLAAGLGIVVLGADWLVRGAVDLAAAMGVSEVVIGLTVVAIGSSAPELVTTVVSTLRGDRDIAVGNLIGSSVYNLALILGVTSLVAPLEVTSDLIRVDLPLMALVAVLLLPVMATGRRVSRAEGVAAVAAYVLYLGVILTTRT; from the coding sequence GGCCTGGCGACGCTCATCGTCGGTGCCGAGCTGCTGGTCCGCGGAGGCTCCGGCGTCGCCACGCGGCTCGGCATCCCGCCGATGGTGATCGGCCTGACCGTCGTCTCGATCGGCACGAGCCTGCCCGAGCTGGCGATCGGCATCGACGCCGCGCTGCGCGGGGCGGGTCCTCTGGCGGTGGGCAACATCGCCGGCACGAACATCGTGAACCTGCTGCTGATCCTCGGCCTCAGCGCGGCGATCGCGCCCCTGGCCATCCAGTCGCGGACGATCGCCTTCGAGCTCCCGGTCGTGGCCGCGGTGTCGATCCTGGTGGTGCTCCTCGCCCTCGACGGGAGCATCTCGCGCGTGGACGGCACGGTGCTCGTGACGATCGCCGTGCTCTACACCGTGGCGGTCGTCGCGCTGGCGGTGCGCGACCCGTCGCGCGTCCCGGCGGCCTCGGACGGGAGCGGAGGCGGCCTCGTCCGGCACCTGGTCATGCTCGCGGCGGGACTCGGGATCGTCGTCCTGGGTGCCGACTGGCTCGTGCGGGGAGCGGTCGATCTCGCCGCCGCGATGGGCGTGAGCGAGGTCGTGATCGGCCTGACGGTCGTCGCGATCGGATCGTCGGCGCCCGAGCTGGTCACGACGGTCGTCTCCACCCTGCGCGGCGATCGCGACATCGCGGTGGGAAACCTCATCGGCTCGAGCGTGTACAACCTCGCGCTGATCCTCGGCGTCACGTCGCTCGTCGCCCCGCTGGAGGTGACGAGCGACCTCATCCGCGTCGACCTGCCGCTGATGGCGCTCGTCGCCGTGCTGCTGCTGCCGGTGATGGCGACCGGCCGGCGGGTGTCGCGGGCGGAGGGCGTGGCCGCGGTGGCGGCCTACGTCCTCTACCTGGGCGTCATCCTCACGACGCGCACCTGA
- the purU gene encoding formyltetrahydrofolate deformylase has product MESPRPHSDFILTFACPDRVGIVAAIASTLAQDGWTITESQQYADPDTLHFFMRVRFAADRDVELEVMRATLAPVLEPFDMDWDLHDATAPLRVVVMVSKQGHVLNNLLFHARQGQLPVEIVAVVSNHPDWRDTVEWHGIEFHQIQVTPETKRDTEQFVIDLMDSRGAEALILARYMQILTDQMCRDVHGRAINIHHSLLPSFKGARPYEQAHRHGVKVIGATAHYVTADLDEGPIIEQDFRRVDHRSSAAELAAMGQDLEARALVSAVRAHAEHRVLLNGMKTVVFD; this is encoded by the coding sequence ATGGAGAGCCCCCGGCCGCACAGCGACTTCATCCTGACCTTCGCCTGCCCCGACCGGGTCGGCATCGTCGCGGCGATCGCATCGACGCTGGCGCAGGACGGCTGGACGATCACCGAGAGCCAGCAGTACGCCGATCCCGACACCCTGCACTTCTTCATGCGCGTGCGCTTCGCGGCCGATCGCGACGTCGAGCTCGAGGTCATGCGCGCGACGCTCGCGCCGGTGCTCGAGCCGTTCGACATGGACTGGGACCTGCACGACGCCACCGCGCCCCTGCGTGTCGTCGTGATGGTGTCCAAGCAGGGCCACGTCCTGAACAACCTGCTCTTCCACGCGCGCCAGGGCCAGCTGCCCGTCGAGATCGTTGCGGTCGTGTCGAACCACCCCGACTGGCGCGACACCGTGGAGTGGCACGGCATCGAGTTCCACCAGATTCAGGTCACCCCCGAGACCAAGCGCGACACCGAGCAGTTCGTGATCGACCTGATGGACAGCCGCGGCGCCGAGGCGCTCATCCTGGCGCGCTACATGCAGATCCTCACCGACCAGATGTGCCGCGACGTGCACGGCCGGGCCATCAACATCCACCACTCGCTGCTGCCCAGCTTCAAGGGCGCCCGCCCGTACGAGCAGGCCCACCGTCACGGCGTGAAGGTCATCGGCGCCACGGCGCACTACGTGACGGCCGACCTCGACGAGGGGCCGATCATCGAGCAGGACTTCCGTCGCGTCGACCACCGCTCGTCGGCGGCCGAGCTGGCGGCCATGGGCCAGGACCTCGAGGCCCGGGCCCTGGTGAGCGCGGTGCGCGCCCACGCCGAGCACCGGGTGCTGCTGAACGGCATGAAGACGGTCGTCTTCGACTGA
- a CDS encoding AI-2E family transporter has translation MTETRIRDRAVMIDQGFVVLQRWGLRLIVVAAALYVLGWGVGRTWMIWFPVSLAILFATVLGPPTKRLRDLGVPAAAAAGVVMLAFLAALGFLFSILIPQLVEEAPEIADRAAKGVGEVQDWLVNGPLPIEAGQISNALDSVEDWLRNSAGDISSGVLSTIGVATNVVLNTVLVLILTFLFIKDGHRFLPWVERLGGHRVGGHLREMLYRAWNTLGGFIRTQALVSFIDAVLIGAALAIVGQPLWVPLAVITFIGGFIPIVGAFASGAIAVLVTLVTNSPRDALIILAVIVAVQQLEGNVLSPMLQGKSMNLHPAVVLMAVTAGGSIFGITGAFLAVPVTATIAEILRYANERIDAALTAGGDPVAALTAPTVADLDADADASSAEERDT, from the coding sequence GTGACAGAGACACGCATCCGCGACCGGGCCGTGATGATCGACCAGGGCTTCGTCGTGCTCCAGCGCTGGGGCCTGCGCCTCATCGTCGTCGCCGCCGCCCTGTACGTGCTCGGCTGGGGCGTCGGACGCACCTGGATGATCTGGTTCCCCGTGTCGCTGGCGATCCTGTTCGCCACCGTGCTCGGCCCGCCGACCAAGCGCCTGCGTGACCTCGGGGTCCCCGCGGCCGCAGCGGCCGGCGTCGTGATGCTCGCGTTCCTCGCGGCGCTCGGCTTCCTGTTCTCGATCCTCATCCCCCAGCTCGTGGAGGAGGCGCCCGAGATCGCCGATCGTGCCGCGAAGGGCGTCGGCGAGGTTCAGGACTGGCTCGTGAACGGGCCACTGCCGATCGAGGCGGGTCAGATCTCGAACGCCCTCGACTCGGTCGAGGACTGGCTGCGCAACAGCGCCGGGGACATCAGCAGCGGCGTGCTCTCCACGATCGGCGTGGCCACGAACGTGGTCCTCAACACCGTGCTGGTGCTGATCCTGACCTTCCTGTTCATCAAGGACGGCCACCGCTTCCTGCCGTGGGTCGAGCGCCTCGGCGGCCACCGCGTCGGCGGCCACCTGCGCGAGATGCTCTACCGGGCCTGGAACACCCTCGGCGGCTTCATCCGCACCCAAGCGCTCGTGTCGTTCATCGACGCCGTGCTGATCGGCGCCGCGCTGGCGATCGTGGGCCAGCCGCTGTGGGTGCCGCTCGCCGTCATCACCTTCATCGGCGGGTTCATCCCGATCGTTGGTGCGTTCGCCAGTGGCGCGATCGCCGTGCTGGTGACCCTGGTGACCAACTCCCCGCGGGACGCCCTCATCATCCTGGCCGTGATCGTCGCCGTGCAGCAGCTCGAGGGCAACGTGCTCTCGCCGATGCTGCAGGGCAAGAGCATGAACCTGCACCCGGCCGTCGTGCTGATGGCCGTCACCGCCGGCGGCTCGATCTTCGGCATCACGGGCGCGTTCCTCGCGGTGCCCGTGACGGCCACGATCGCCGAGATCCTGCGCTACGCCAACGAGCGGATCGACGCCGCCCTGACCGCCGGGGGTGATCCGGTGGCGGCGCTCACGGCACCCACCGTGGCCGACCTCGACGCCGACGCCGACGCGTCGAGTGCAGAGGAACGCGACACCTGA
- a CDS encoding uracil-DNA glycosylase: protein MSLEHLMAPDWAEAMEPVAPQIAAMGDFLRAEVAAGRTYLPEPDAIFRAFRTPLAQVRVLVTGQDPYPTPGHPMGLSFSVRPDVRPLPRSLANIYRELEADLGIAPAPHGDLSAWADRGVMLLNRCLTVRPGEAASHRGRGWEAVTDRAIAALVERGGPLVAILWGRDAQSLASRLGDVPRIESAHPSPLSASRGFFGSRPFSRADAALAAQGAEPVDWELPG, encoded by the coding sequence GTGAGCCTCGAGCACCTGATGGCCCCGGACTGGGCCGAGGCGATGGAGCCCGTCGCACCCCAGATCGCGGCGATGGGCGACTTCCTGCGCGCCGAGGTCGCCGCCGGCCGCACCTACCTGCCCGAGCCGGACGCGATCTTCCGCGCCTTCCGCACCCCCCTGGCGCAGGTGCGGGTGCTCGTCACGGGCCAGGACCCCTACCCGACTCCCGGCCACCCGATGGGCCTGTCGTTCTCGGTCCGGCCCGACGTGCGGCCGCTGCCGCGCAGCCTGGCCAACATCTACCGCGAGCTCGAGGCCGACCTCGGCATCGCGCCGGCGCCGCACGGCGACCTGTCGGCGTGGGCCGACCGGGGCGTCATGCTGCTCAACCGCTGCCTGACCGTGCGACCCGGCGAGGCCGCCAGCCACCGCGGCCGCGGGTGGGAGGCGGTCACCGACCGCGCGATCGCCGCCCTCGTCGAGCGCGGTGGCCCGCTCGTCGCGATCCTGTGGGGCCGCGACGCCCAGTCGCTGGCGTCGCGCCTGGGCGACGTGCCCCGGATCGAGTCGGCCCATCCCAGTCCGCTGTCGGCATCGCGCGGGTTCTTCGGCTCGCGTCCCTTCAGCCGAGCCGACGCCGCCCTGGCCGCCCAGGGCGCGGAGCCGGTGGATTGGGAACTGCCCGGATAG
- a CDS encoding MFS transporter, whose amino-acid sequence MVEATIGRARVATSTLLFSNGFLLGAWIVHIPVVMDRTGISAATLGTLLLWMGACAWLGMQAAGFFVDRTGSARAVTVALVLMCLSLPLPGLATDVWTLAAALGLLGATNGVVDVAQNAQAVTVERAYGRPVMSSFHAWFSAGGFIASALGGTMLALGWPVPLDFLVFALLGLVLVALVRPHLLDHDVQDREEGLERPPWTARIVLLGALAFALMLAEGVAYDWSTVHLRDELGTTEAVAAVAYGAFSATMFVTRLVVDRIVVVTGPGPFVRWASILGAIGLAIAIVAPTPAIAILGWAVVGIGLAGCVPQFFSAAGNVDPRHGAAIIARVTGMGYVALLSGPSIIGLLTHWVPLTTAFLVPLALCLVASALAPTALRKPE is encoded by the coding sequence GTGGTGGAAGCGACGATCGGGCGAGCACGGGTGGCGACCTCCACCCTCCTGTTCTCCAACGGCTTCCTGCTCGGGGCCTGGATCGTGCACATCCCCGTGGTCATGGATCGCACCGGGATCTCCGCGGCCACCCTCGGCACGCTGCTGCTGTGGATGGGCGCGTGCGCGTGGCTGGGCATGCAGGCCGCCGGCTTCTTCGTCGACCGCACCGGCAGCGCGCGCGCCGTCACGGTCGCCCTCGTGCTGATGTGCCTGTCCCTCCCGCTGCCGGGCCTGGCGACCGACGTGTGGACGCTGGCCGCCGCGCTCGGTCTCCTCGGCGCCACCAACGGCGTCGTCGACGTGGCCCAGAACGCCCAGGCGGTCACCGTCGAGCGGGCGTACGGCCGGCCGGTGATGTCCTCGTTCCACGCGTGGTTCTCCGCCGGCGGCTTCATCGCCTCGGCCCTCGGCGGCACCATGCTGGCGCTGGGCTGGCCCGTGCCCCTGGACTTCCTGGTATTCGCGCTGCTGGGCCTCGTGCTCGTCGCGCTCGTGCGGCCGCACCTGCTCGACCACGACGTGCAGGATCGCGAGGAGGGCCTCGAGCGGCCGCCGTGGACCGCCCGGATCGTGCTGCTCGGCGCGCTGGCGTTCGCGCTGATGCTCGCCGAGGGCGTGGCCTACGACTGGAGCACCGTGCACCTGCGCGACGAGCTCGGCACGACCGAGGCCGTGGCCGCGGTCGCCTACGGCGCCTTCAGCGCGACGATGTTCGTCACGCGGCTCGTGGTGGACCGCATCGTCGTCGTCACCGGACCGGGCCCCTTCGTGCGCTGGGCCTCGATCCTGGGAGCGATCGGCCTGGCGATCGCGATCGTCGCGCCCACGCCGGCGATCGCCATCCTCGGCTGGGCGGTGGTCGGGATCGGGCTCGCGGGGTGCGTGCCCCAGTTCTTCAGCGCGGCGGGCAACGTGGACCCCCGCCACGGCGCGGCGATCATCGCGCGGGTCACGGGCATGGGCTACGTGGCCCTGCTCAGCGGTCCCTCGATCATCGGGCTGCTGACCCACTGGGTGCCGCTCACCACGGCCTTCCTCGTCCCGCTCGCGCTGTGCCTCGTCGCCAGCGCGCTCGCACCCACCGCGCTGAGGAAGCCCGAGTGA
- a CDS encoding MFS transporter, with translation MSSAITDYRRLWGAAGFSFVAVAFLGRIPLAMSQMGVLLLVAQSTGKYGIAGATAGALAVASAIGSPFFGAAADRVGQRPVVLTQSILGSIGLVAIVVCSDRGVSSGALIAVAALTGLVMPQVGPLARVRWRPVLALRVDEGRIRESEVNRFVDLAFSYEGAGDEASFVLGPALVGILGVLVGADGALLAAAVLLLVFGSWFAVHRTAALVPRGSEHAPTHGVKLWTAAFIVLAFAVYLMGTFFGSIQAGSTVLATQQGHPDVAGLIHAVLGIGSMIAALSLAAVPVSVLYATRMLWASGAMVALSLPLLLVQTIPQVVAVIAVLGFAVAPYLISAFALAGLIVPPARIGTAMTFMAGATGLGYATGASLAGRAADGAFGPSGPTPAFAVTIGAMVVAFVVSVATQRILRNARIVS, from the coding sequence GTGTCTTCTGCCATCACCGACTACCGCCGCCTCTGGGGCGCAGCTGGATTCTCGTTCGTCGCGGTGGCGTTCCTGGGGCGCATCCCGCTCGCGATGAGCCAGATGGGCGTGCTGCTGCTCGTGGCCCAGTCCACCGGCAAGTACGGCATCGCCGGCGCCACGGCGGGCGCGCTCGCGGTCGCCAGTGCGATCGGCTCCCCGTTCTTCGGCGCGGCGGCCGACCGGGTCGGGCAGCGGCCCGTCGTGCTCACGCAGTCGATCCTCGGGTCGATCGGTCTCGTCGCGATCGTCGTCTGCTCCGACCGGGGCGTCTCCTCCGGGGCCCTCATCGCGGTCGCGGCGCTCACCGGCCTCGTGATGCCGCAGGTCGGCCCGCTGGCCCGCGTGCGGTGGCGACCGGTCCTGGCCCTGCGGGTCGACGAGGGCCGCATCCGCGAGTCCGAGGTCAACCGCTTCGTCGACCTGGCGTTCTCCTACGAGGGTGCGGGGGACGAGGCGTCCTTCGTGCTCGGCCCGGCGCTCGTCGGCATCCTCGGCGTGCTGGTCGGGGCCGACGGAGCGCTGCTGGCCGCCGCCGTGCTGCTGCTCGTCTTCGGCTCCTGGTTCGCCGTGCACCGCACCGCGGCGCTCGTGCCCCGCGGCAGCGAGCACGCGCCCACGCACGGCGTGAAGCTGTGGACCGCCGCGTTCATCGTGCTGGCGTTCGCCGTCTACCTCATGGGCACGTTCTTCGGCAGCATCCAGGCCGGCTCCACGGTCCTGGCCACCCAGCAGGGCCACCCTGACGTGGCCGGCCTCATCCACGCCGTCCTCGGCATCGGCAGCATGATCGCGGCACTGTCGCTCGCGGCCGTCCCGGTCAGCGTGCTCTACGCCACGCGCATGCTGTGGGCGTCCGGGGCGATGGTCGCGCTGTCCCTGCCGCTGCTGCTCGTGCAGACGATCCCGCAGGTCGTCGCCGTGATCGCGGTGCTGGGCTTCGCGGTGGCGCCCTACCTGATCAGCGCGTTCGCGCTGGCCGGCCTCATCGTGCCGCCCGCGCGGATCGGCACGGCCATGACGTTCATGGCCGGCGCCACCGGCCTCGGCTACGCCACGGGCGCGTCGCTCGCCGGCCGCGCCGCCGACGGCGCGTTCGGCCCGTCGGGGCCCACCCCCGCCTTCGCCGTCACGATCGGGGCGATGGTGGTGGCGTTCGTGGTCTCGGTGGCCACGCAGCGGATCCTGCGCAACGCCCGCATCGTCTCCTGA
- a CDS encoding GNAT family N-acetyltransferase: MSDPWTTPATLSGTLVRLEALRPDHAASLAAAGDDPVVFEHLRGWDVMTPEVAAARIERTLANPALVPWAQVDLRTGEVAGMTCFYDVDAELRTVAIGHTWIGRRFWRNGLNTEAKLLLLTRAFDELGCVRVVWHTDIRNERSQAAIARLGAQREGVLRKHKPRDDGSWRDTVTFSMLDDEWPQARDRLAAALRR; this comes from the coding sequence ATGAGCGACCCCTGGACCACGCCGGCGACGCTGAGCGGCACCCTGGTGCGGCTCGAGGCGCTCCGGCCCGATCACGCCGCCAGCCTCGCCGCGGCCGGTGACGATCCCGTCGTCTTCGAGCACCTGCGCGGGTGGGACGTGATGACGCCCGAGGTGGCCGCCGCACGGATCGAGCGCACGCTGGCCAACCCGGCGCTCGTGCCGTGGGCGCAGGTCGACCTGCGCACCGGCGAGGTGGCCGGCATGACGTGCTTCTACGACGTCGACGCGGAGCTGCGCACGGTGGCGATCGGCCACACCTGGATCGGTCGTCGCTTCTGGCGCAACGGCCTGAACACCGAGGCCAAGCTGCTGCTCCTCACCCGCGCGTTCGACGAACTCGGCTGCGTCCGCGTCGTGTGGCACACCGACATCCGCAACGAACGGTCACAAGCGGCGATCGCCCGCCTCGGGGCGCAGCGTGAGGGCGTGCTGCGCAAGCACAAGCCGCGCGACGACGGGTCCTGGCGCGACACCGTGACGTTCTCGATGCTCGACGACGAGTGGCCGCAGGCCCGCGACCGGCTGGCCGCCGCGCTGCGGCGCTGA